A region from the uncultured Macellibacteroides sp. genome encodes:
- a CDS encoding D-alanine--D-alanine ligase, which translates to MKKNIAIVAGGDSSEVVVSLKSADGIYSFIDKSTYDLYVVILKKGDWSVSLGDNQMVPVDKNDFSFVKDGVRTHFDFAYITIHGTPGENGLLQGYFDLIGMPYSCCGVLASSITFNKFVCNNYLKSFDVNVADSIRLFKGESMADDEIVKRLGLPVFVKPNDGGSSFGVTKVKEIGQLKEAIAKAFDEGQEVLIESFISGTEVTCGCYKVDGKEVVFPLTEVVTSNEFFDFDAKYNGQVDEITPARISAEMTEKIQRETLRIYDILGAKGIIRVDYIIQANGEAKLLDINTTPGMTVTSFIPQQVRAAGLDIKDVMSDIISNELNKVRK; encoded by the coding sequence ATGAAAAAGAACATTGCAATTGTTGCCGGAGGAGACTCCTCTGAAGTAGTTGTTTCGTTAAAAAGTGCGGACGGAATTTACTCGTTTATCGATAAGTCAACGTATGATTTATATGTTGTAATCCTTAAGAAAGGAGATTGGTCGGTTAGTCTCGGCGACAATCAGATGGTGCCGGTCGATAAAAATGATTTCAGCTTCGTTAAGGATGGGGTTCGAACTCATTTTGATTTTGCATACATTACTATTCACGGAACTCCGGGTGAAAATGGTTTATTACAGGGATATTTTGATTTGATCGGAATGCCTTATTCATGCTGTGGTGTTTTGGCGTCTTCTATTACATTCAATAAATTTGTATGTAATAATTACCTGAAAAGTTTTGACGTGAATGTAGCCGATTCCATTCGCCTTTTTAAAGGAGAAAGCATGGCGGATGATGAAATTGTTAAACGGTTGGGATTGCCTGTTTTTGTAAAGCCTAATGACGGAGGTTCAAGTTTTGGTGTTACAAAGGTAAAAGAGATTGGACAGCTTAAGGAAGCAATTGCCAAAGCTTTTGACGAAGGCCAGGAAGTGTTGATAGAGAGTTTTATATCAGGAACTGAAGTTACCTGTGGTTGTTATAAAGTGGATGGAAAAGAAGTGGTGTTTCCGCTTACGGAAGTGGTTACTTCCAATGAATTTTTTGATTTCGATGCCAAGTATAACGGACAGGTCGACGAAATAACGCCTGCAAGGATCTCAGCAGAGATGACAGAAAAGATTCAGCGCGAAACATTACGTATATACGATATTTTGGGTGCCAAAGGCATCATAAGGGTTGATTATATTATTCAGGCTAATGGCGAAGCTAAGCTGCTTGACATAAATACAACCCCGGGAATGACGGTTACCAGTTTTATTCCACAGCAAGTTCGTGCTGCCGGATTGGATATCAAAGATGTGATGTCTGATATTATCAGTAATGAACTTAATAAGGTACGTAAATAA
- a CDS encoding translocation/assembly module TamB domain-containing protein: protein MKRWMKWIGIVCLVPVALIILLSLLLYFPPIQDLARKKAIAYAEETTGMRIQIDKVRLSFPLNLAVQKVLIVNSPADTLLSLQSLQVRIKLLPLLKMQVVADAVDLRGGQINTGKFLKDMLIRGSVGHLHAKANHIDLSKKMATLNSFDLSDSHLFLRIDSASTPEDTTSTPLDWNLVLEKVSFNQVSFALQLPGDTTKMSTTIKMAELSGGTADLSRSSYSANKFYFTGDTLTYDSDTLERKSGLDFAHLAIGQLQAEVDSLSYCGKEFSAHIRDFSFTEQSGLKVSSLEGSIKSDGVLLEIPQLLLKTPYSEVQILANVPWSAFNETPEGSMKSLFIASIGKEDILLAAGELPEDFRSAFPDKPVSITAGIEGNFGKLELRGLKSELPGAFRVEASGQLSEITDSLRRSGKILFAAESGNLEFILGMLDKKQRNYLEIPSGMNLKGEFAFGEGKYETNLTLSEDNSRVKMKGQYNETTENYEMALEIDSLQPNHFLPKDSLLWLTATLKARGKGLDVFSSATRASMEAVISDIRYGSTSVSEITFRASLEKQHLSLLLESGYPLALLKASLEGTLRKNEVNMHLQAQVDNLNLYRLHLVDAPLTTAFLLTAEAKSNGKQSHRLEGKLNQWELIGENQTFYPDEVKFLAKTSKDSTYISFAAGDAHLEMKGNQYIESLSANLSLLTEKLKEQYKHKSLDLSAIRSLFPVLSIEAFVGNHNPIQDLLTMQNIKFNELSLSASTSPLSGLSGKMAVHSLVKDTLRLDTIRVTAFEDTAGLRLTSELKINRTRFRKAYSGKLDGTINDNQVQALLDVTDGDGQTGLHLGVLAQLEEDGILSARLFPDNPVIAFRKFTVNPDNYIRYKDQKNMAANLRLTGEKNASVWLHSVPDSGALQELHAEISQVDLSLLSNSIPTIPQISGILSADLQYAPSENSFMLVADAGIDELRYENKRVGEMQLAAVYLPLSKKDHQVDFHLFRDRKEIASATTLYKTGIHDSVSGLVNITELPLEMANPFIPDEMAKMSGRLEGNITISGRSLTPQTEGFLQMDSASVFVGAAGSTYRFDTKKLEIKNNRLLFSDYNLYGYGKNPLVINGDINLTDPSHMLANLKLDAENLQLVDVKRNKESLVYGKLFVNMNSTLRGPLDALTMRGNLQVLGNTDLTYVMKDSPLTVQDRLADLVTFTSFTDSLLYDQAGEVIPLQLEGLDILLSIRIDQAVRLQADLSADQESRIELEGGGDLYFQYTPQGDMFLNGRYTLSGGSILYALPVIPKKKFNIQEDSYVEWNGNLTDPLVNLTATERVRTAVTIDDQSPRQVNFDVGISLKQRMNDLQLAFTLEAPEDMSMQNQLSAMGEEERSKQAVSLLVTGMYLGSGSGTGKVNMDMGAALNSFLQKEITNLAGSALKTVDISLGVESSDKTDGIKRTDYSFRFSKRFYNDRIRVVLGGRISTGDVPEQTQSFIDNISFEYRLDNSGTRYVKLFHNKNYESILEGEITETGVGIVLRRKMKNLGEFFLFKKPKKIIPVNGEVNNE from the coding sequence ATTAACACGGGAAAGTTTCTGAAAGATATGCTTATAAGGGGATCTGTCGGACATCTGCATGCTAAGGCCAATCATATTGATCTTTCCAAAAAGATGGCAACTCTTAATTCATTCGATTTATCAGATTCACATCTTTTTCTTCGGATTGACTCTGCATCCACTCCGGAAGATACAACCTCGACTCCTTTGGATTGGAATTTGGTGCTGGAGAAAGTCTCCTTCAACCAGGTTTCTTTTGCCCTACAGCTTCCCGGAGATACTACAAAAATGAGTACCACGATTAAAATGGCAGAGCTATCAGGAGGAACAGCTGATCTGTCCCGTTCAAGCTACTCGGCAAATAAATTCTATTTCACGGGAGATACGCTGACATACGATTCGGATACACTTGAAAGAAAATCGGGATTGGATTTTGCTCACCTTGCCATCGGTCAGCTTCAGGCAGAGGTAGACTCTCTTTCTTATTGCGGAAAAGAGTTCAGTGCGCACATTCGGGATTTTTCATTCACAGAACAATCAGGACTAAAAGTTTCTTCATTAGAAGGGAGCATCAAGAGTGATGGCGTTCTGTTGGAGATTCCTCAACTCCTTCTTAAAACGCCTTATTCGGAAGTACAGATTCTTGCAAATGTGCCGTGGAGTGCTTTCAATGAAACACCGGAAGGTTCCATGAAAAGTTTGTTTATTGCTTCGATCGGGAAAGAAGATATACTGCTTGCAGCCGGAGAATTACCTGAAGATTTTCGAAGTGCATTTCCGGATAAACCTGTATCAATTACCGCAGGCATAGAAGGAAATTTCGGTAAGTTAGAGCTTCGCGGTCTGAAAAGTGAGCTCCCCGGGGCCTTTCGGGTTGAAGCTTCAGGTCAGCTTAGTGAGATTACCGATAGTCTTCGTCGTTCAGGAAAAATCTTGTTTGCTGCAGAATCAGGTAATTTAGAATTTATCCTTGGCATGCTTGACAAAAAACAGCGGAACTATTTGGAGATACCGTCGGGCATGAACTTAAAGGGAGAGTTTGCATTCGGTGAGGGTAAGTATGAAACAAATCTCACCTTAAGCGAAGACAATTCTCGTGTTAAGATGAAAGGTCAATACAATGAAACTACCGAAAACTACGAGATGGCTCTAGAGATTGACAGCCTTCAACCCAATCATTTCTTGCCAAAGGATTCTCTTTTATGGCTTACAGCCACCTTGAAAGCCAGAGGAAAAGGGCTGGATGTCTTTTCGTCTGCTACCCGCGCCAGCATGGAAGCGGTCATATCGGATATACGTTATGGCAGCACTTCTGTTTCTGAAATTACCTTTCGGGCCTCACTAGAGAAACAGCATCTTTCTTTATTGTTAGAAAGCGGTTATCCTCTGGCGCTGTTGAAGGCATCTCTGGAAGGAACATTGAGAAAAAACGAAGTGAATATGCATCTGCAAGCTCAAGTAGACAATCTAAACTTATACAGACTTCATCTTGTTGATGCACCATTGACTACCGCTTTTTTGCTTACAGCAGAAGCTAAAAGCAATGGTAAACAATCTCATCGGCTTGAAGGAAAACTGAACCAATGGGAACTGATTGGAGAAAACCAGACATTCTATCCGGATGAAGTAAAATTTCTGGCTAAAACTAGCAAAGACTCTACTTATATTTCATTCGCTGCGGGTGATGCTCATCTGGAAATGAAGGGAAATCAATATATCGAAAGTCTATCAGCCAATCTTAGCCTGCTTACTGAAAAGCTCAAGGAACAATACAAGCACAAAAGTCTTGATCTTTCAGCCATTCGGTCGTTATTCCCTGTGCTTTCCATAGAGGCATTTGTCGGAAATCATAACCCCATCCAGGATTTACTGACCATGCAGAATATCAAATTTAATGAACTTAGTCTATCGGCATCGACTTCTCCGTTATCAGGTCTTTCAGGAAAGATGGCAGTTCATTCGCTGGTTAAAGATACCCTGCGACTAGACACCATTCGGGTTACGGCTTTCGAAGACACTGCTGGTTTAAGGTTGACAAGCGAATTGAAAATAAACAGAACCCGTTTTAGGAAAGCTTATTCAGGGAAGCTCGATGGCACAATAAATGATAATCAGGTGCAAGCACTTCTGGATGTAACTGATGGCGACGGTCAGACCGGACTTCATCTCGGTGTACTGGCCCAGCTGGAGGAAGATGGCATCCTGTCTGCACGTCTTTTCCCGGACAACCCTGTTATAGCATTTCGTAAGTTTACGGTAAATCCGGATAATTATATCCGGTACAAGGACCAAAAAAACATGGCGGCCAATCTACGTCTTACGGGAGAAAAAAATGCATCCGTTTGGTTACATTCAGTTCCTGACAGCGGGGCTTTGCAAGAACTTCATGCCGAGATTAGTCAGGTAGATCTTAGTTTACTTTCGAACAGTATTCCAACAATTCCTCAGATAAGCGGGATTCTTAGTGCCGATTTACAGTATGCTCCCTCCGAAAACTCTTTCATGCTCGTAGCAGATGCCGGAATAGATGAACTGCGGTACGAGAACAAACGGGTAGGCGAAATGCAACTTGCAGCGGTTTATCTACCATTATCAAAAAAAGATCATCAGGTAGACTTCCACCTTTTCCGCGACCGAAAGGAAATTGCATCCGCAACTACTTTATATAAGACGGGGATCCATGACAGTGTTTCGGGTCTGGTTAACATCACAGAACTACCTCTGGAAATGGCAAATCCTTTTATTCCGGATGAAATGGCCAAGATGTCCGGTCGCTTAGAGGGAAATATCACTATCAGCGGACGATCTTTAACACCCCAGACCGAAGGTTTCCTGCAAATGGATTCGGCTTCTGTATTTGTTGGAGCCGCAGGATCAACGTATAGATTTGATACCAAGAAACTGGAAATAAAAAACAACCGATTGTTGTTTTCAGACTATAACCTGTACGGTTACGGGAAAAATCCATTGGTAATAAACGGGGATATAAACCTTACTGATCCGTCTCATATGCTGGCAAATCTTAAGCTGGATGCCGAAAATTTGCAGTTAGTTGATGTAAAAAGAAACAAGGAAAGCCTGGTTTACGGGAAATTGTTTGTAAACATGAACTCCACTCTTAGAGGTCCGCTTGATGCACTCACTATGCGTGGCAATCTACAGGTATTGGGAAATACAGATCTTACTTATGTAATGAAAGATTCTCCTCTCACCGTACAAGACAGGCTGGCCGATCTGGTTACATTTACCTCATTCACCGACTCACTACTGTATGATCAGGCAGGAGAAGTCATTCCTTTACAACTTGAAGGACTGGACATACTGCTCTCCATACGAATAGATCAGGCCGTACGACTGCAAGCCGATCTAAGTGCAGATCAGGAAAGCCGTATCGAGTTGGAAGGGGGTGGTGATCTTTATTTTCAATATACACCTCAGGGCGATATGTTTTTAAATGGAAGATACACCCTGTCCGGTGGAAGCATACTTTATGCCCTTCCTGTTATTCCTAAGAAAAAGTTCAATATTCAAGAAGATAGTTATGTGGAATGGAACGGCAACCTTACGGATCCGTTAGTAAATTTAACGGCGACCGAACGGGTTAGGACCGCTGTAACCATAGATGACCAGTCACCCAGACAAGTTAATTTCGATGTAGGCATTTCATTAAAACAGCGAATGAACGACCTTCAGCTGGCATTTACCCTGGAAGCTCCGGAAGATATGTCTATGCAAAATCAATTGAGTGCCATGGGAGAAGAAGAACGAAGCAAGCAAGCCGTAAGCCTGCTAGTAACAGGAATGTATCTTGGTAGCGGAAGCGGCACAGGAAAAGTTAATATGGATATGGGTGCCGCCTTGAACAGTTTCCTGCAAAAAGAAATTACCAATTTAGCGGGTTCAGCATTGAAAACAGTTGATATTTCACTCGGAGTTGAAAGCTCGGATAAAACCGATGGAATAAAACGAACTGATTATTCATTCCGTTTTTCTAAAAGATTCTATAATGATCGCATAAGAGTTGTACTGGGTGGACGCATTTCTACCGGCGATGTTCCGGAACAAACCCAAAGCTTTATCGATAATATCTCTTTTGAATACCGGTTGGACAATAGTGGAACCCGCTATGTGAAACTTTTTCACAATAAGAATTATGAGAGTATTCTTGAAGGAGAAATTACGGAAACAGGTGTCGGTATTGTGCTCCGCCGAAAGATGAAAAATCTGGGAGAATTCTTTTTATTTAAAAAACCAAAGAAAATTATTCCGGTAAATGGAGAAGTTAACAATGAATAG
- the rocD gene encoding ornithine--oxo-acid transaminase: MKTEAYILREENYGAHNYHPLPVVLERGEGVYVWDVDGKKYIDFLAGYSALSQGHCHPKIVEAMVAQAKKLALVSRAFHSDVLGEYMEYACHFFGYDKLLPMNTGAEAVETALKLCRRWGYRKKGIAANRAKIVVCCDNFHGRTITVISMSTDPTSYADYGPYTPGFIKIPFNDTDALREALRDKDVTGFLVEPIQGEAGVVVPEDGYLKACYDLCKENNVLFMADEIQTGIGRTGRMLACDYEDVHPDILILGKALSGGMYPVSAVLADDEIMLTIAPGEHGSTYGGTPMAARIAIASLEVVRDEQLTRNAYEMGELFRSEMEKIKNPMLLKVRGKGLLNAIVTRPTGNITAWDICLALKENGLLAKPTHGDIIRFTPPLVITKEQMLTSVGIIRDTLEAFNK; the protein is encoded by the coding sequence ATGAAAACAGAAGCCTATATCCTTAGGGAAGAAAACTATGGAGCCCATAACTATCATCCCCTCCCTGTTGTATTAGAGAGAGGAGAGGGTGTATACGTATGGGACGTTGATGGGAAAAAGTATATAGATTTTCTTGCAGGTTACTCAGCCCTGAGCCAGGGTCACTGCCACCCCAAAATAGTAGAAGCAATGGTTGCACAAGCCAAAAAACTCGCTCTTGTCTCCCGTGCTTTCCATTCGGATGTATTAGGTGAGTACATGGAGTACGCCTGTCATTTTTTTGGATACGACAAGCTATTGCCAATGAATACGGGAGCGGAAGCCGTGGAAACGGCCTTAAAGCTTTGCAGGCGTTGGGGATATCGCAAGAAAGGAATTGCTGCCAACAGGGCTAAGATTGTAGTATGCTGTGATAACTTTCATGGTCGTACGATTACAGTAATATCTATGTCGACCGACCCAACCTCTTATGCTGACTACGGTCCTTATACCCCCGGTTTTATTAAGATACCATTTAATGATACTGATGCTTTGCGTGAAGCTTTGCGTGATAAGGATGTTACTGGTTTTCTGGTGGAACCGATTCAGGGAGAAGCCGGCGTTGTTGTTCCTGAAGACGGGTACCTGAAGGCGTGCTACGATTTGTGCAAAGAGAATAATGTTTTGTTTATGGCTGATGAAATCCAGACCGGAATCGGACGAACCGGACGGATGCTTGCTTGCGATTATGAAGATGTTCATCCCGACATACTAATTCTGGGTAAAGCTCTTTCGGGAGGTATGTATCCGGTGTCTGCTGTACTTGCCGATGATGAAATTATGCTAACCATTGCTCCGGGAGAGCACGGATCCACTTATGGCGGCACGCCAATGGCTGCACGTATTGCGATTGCTTCGCTGGAAGTAGTAAGGGATGAGCAACTTACCCGTAATGCATACGAGATGGGAGAGTTATTCCGCAGCGAAATGGAGAAGATTAAAAATCCAATGTTGCTAAAGGTTCGGGGTAAAGGTTTACTAAATGCGATTGTTACCCGTCCAACCGGGAATATAACTGCCTGGGATATTTGCCTTGCTCTTAAAGAAAACGGATTACTAGCTAAACCAACGCACGGAGATATTATCCGATTTACACCTCCCTTAGTAATCACGAAGGAACAGATGCTTACTTCTGTCGGGATTATCAGGGATACTTTGGAAGCTTTTAATAAATAA
- a CDS encoding BamA/TamA family outer membrane protein — translation MMMLFSSCSTTRNLPKGEILYTGIRNIEIQHKDSTKAEQTALEEIEAALAYPPNNALLGSSSIRTPFPFGLWIYNAFVKKEGKLGKWIFNNLAAKPVLISTVNLDVRVKIAQNLLREYGYFNGTTAYTTIPNEKDSLKAKVSYLIDMQNPYRIDTVLYPPFAPKADSIIQNAIPGRLIRENDNFSVIKLEAERQRLASLMRDKGYYYFRPDFITYQADTLNYPGKVGLKVISKAGLPSSALRPWHVGDISFHLNGYDGEVPTDSIQYRELMIYYEGKLRVRRRVLYNRLFFKRGDLYAQSVQLKTQTAINRLAIFRYTDMQYMPIDTTSSCDTLNLRINAFYDLPLDGEMEVNVTSKSNNQAGPGAVLSVTKRNFFGGGEIAGVSLRGSYEWQTGNRINGASNAINSYEIGATGTLTFPRVIFPGFQNKIYNYPASTTFKLYADQLNRSRFFKLLSFGGSASYIFQPTASSRHTIVPFRLTYNLLQSTTHEFDSITVANPALYLSLKNQFIPAMSYTYTYDNAMIKKGNNHVWWESTITSAGNILSGIYALTGKKFSEEKSLLGNPFAQFIKLTSELRITHEIDRNQKLAIRVMGGIIYSYGNATIAPYSEQFYIGGANSIRAFTVRSIGPGRFRPDPGNRYAYIDQTGDLKFEANLEYRFRIFENLHGAFFLDAGNIWLLRNDEARPGGLVTAKDFLNDFTLGTGTGIRYDLEFLVLRLDLGVALHTPYETEKKGYYNIPTFKDGLGLHLAIGYPF, via the coding sequence ATGATGATGTTGTTTTCATCGTGCTCAACAACACGAAACCTCCCGAAGGGTGAAATCCTGTATACTGGTATCAGGAACATTGAAATTCAACATAAGGATTCCACTAAAGCCGAACAAACAGCCCTTGAAGAAATTGAAGCAGCATTGGCCTATCCGCCCAACAATGCATTGCTTGGAAGTTCGTCCATACGTACTCCTTTTCCTTTTGGTTTGTGGATTTACAATGCCTTTGTAAAAAAAGAAGGTAAATTAGGAAAATGGATTTTTAATAACCTTGCGGCTAAACCTGTTTTAATTTCAACCGTTAATCTGGATGTTCGGGTTAAAATCGCGCAGAATCTGTTACGTGAATATGGTTATTTTAATGGAACAACAGCGTATACAACTATACCAAATGAGAAAGATTCCTTGAAAGCGAAAGTCAGCTATCTGATAGATATGCAGAATCCTTACCGGATCGATACGGTTCTTTATCCCCCTTTCGCCCCAAAGGCCGATTCCATTATACAAAATGCCATCCCGGGCAGACTTATCCGCGAAAATGATAATTTCAGTGTGATTAAACTTGAAGCCGAGCGTCAAAGGCTTGCTTCTTTAATGAGAGACAAGGGGTACTATTACTTCCGCCCCGATTTTATTACTTATCAGGCTGACACATTAAATTATCCGGGTAAAGTCGGATTAAAAGTAATAAGCAAAGCCGGCTTACCATCCAGTGCCCTCCGCCCTTGGCATGTAGGAGATATTTCCTTCCACTTAAATGGATATGACGGAGAAGTTCCAACGGACTCTATTCAATACAGAGAACTTATGATTTATTATGAGGGCAAACTTCGTGTTCGTCGGCGTGTTCTGTATAACCGACTATTCTTCAAAAGAGGAGATCTGTACGCTCAGTCCGTTCAGTTAAAAACACAGACAGCTATTAATCGTCTGGCAATATTCCGCTACACAGATATGCAGTATATGCCGATAGATACTACCAGTTCATGCGATACACTGAATCTTCGTATCAATGCCTTCTACGATTTACCGCTTGATGGCGAAATGGAAGTGAACGTAACATCAAAAAGCAACAATCAAGCCGGTCCCGGGGCAGTATTAAGTGTTACCAAAAGAAATTTTTTTGGTGGTGGAGAAATAGCGGGAGTAAGTCTCCGGGGCTCTTACGAATGGCAGACCGGAAACAGAATCAATGGCGCAAGCAATGCTATCAACAGTTACGAAATCGGGGCAACTGGCACATTAACTTTCCCTCGCGTTATATTCCCTGGATTTCAGAATAAGATATATAATTATCCGGCATCAACAACCTTTAAACTATATGCCGACCAGTTAAACCGCTCACGCTTCTTTAAACTTTTATCGTTTGGAGGAAGTGCCTCTTACATTTTTCAGCCAACCGCCTCAAGCAGGCATACAATTGTTCCCTTTCGTCTTACGTACAATTTACTGCAAAGTACAACTCACGAGTTCGATTCGATAACAGTTGCAAATCCAGCCTTATACCTCAGTCTGAAAAATCAATTCATCCCAGCCATGAGCTATACGTATACCTACGATAACGCAATGATAAAAAAAGGGAACAACCATGTTTGGTGGGAGAGTACGATTACTTCTGCGGGGAATATTCTCTCGGGAATTTATGCCCTGACAGGCAAAAAATTCTCTGAAGAAAAATCGTTATTAGGGAATCCATTTGCTCAATTTATAAAACTTACGAGCGAACTTCGCATAACTCACGAAATTGACAGGAATCAAAAGCTGGCCATACGCGTGATGGGGGGAATTATTTATAGCTACGGAAATGCAACCATTGCTCCCTACAGCGAACAATTTTATATTGGAGGGGCGAATAGTATCCGTGCATTTACTGTAAGAAGTATCGGGCCGGGGCGTTTCCGTCCTGATCCCGGGAACAGATACGCATACATAGATCAAACAGGCGACCTGAAGTTCGAAGCAAATCTGGAATATCGCTTTCGTATATTCGAAAACCTTCACGGCGCATTCTTCCTTGATGCCGGAAATATCTGGTTATTACGAAATGATGAAGCACGCCCGGGAGGCTTGGTTACCGCCAAAGACTTTCTGAATGATTTCACTTTGGGCACAGGTACAGGCATACGTTATGATCTGGAATTTTTGGTTCTCAGACTAGATCTGGGCGTAGCTTTACATACACCTTACGAAACAGAAAAGAAGGGGTACTATAATATACCCACATTCAAAGACGGTCTTGGACTGCATCTCGCAATCGGATACCCATTCTGA
- the rocF gene encoding arginase, with amino-acid sequence MKINVIGVPLNLGCDRKGVEKAPNYLRERGLMDLIRSHGHKAFDLGNLYVPAVKEEEKFLKGNRLKYLDAIVEVNNNLAELVYDTLRGGAFPLVIGGDHSLGLGSASGVGMCYDDFGIIWLDAHGDINTGETSPSGNIHGMPLSALMGLGSEELVNVYSPGNKVIPQNVFLVGTRSLDDGESDLIEEQQLSVYTMDTIRDKGMEFVAEDIKNKLRDRKIRNVHFSIDVDSIDPGFAPGTGTRVPDGLTPDEFKEFVRHMLSTNLIKSLDLVELNPDLDTDDKTTRLCLSVIDYITSRL; translated from the coding sequence ATGAAAATAAATGTAATAGGGGTGCCCCTGAATCTGGGTTGTGATCGTAAAGGAGTTGAGAAAGCTCCCAATTATTTAAGGGAACGAGGATTGATGGATTTGATCCGGAGTCATGGTCATAAGGCTTTTGATTTAGGAAATCTATACGTTCCTGCTGTTAAAGAAGAAGAGAAGTTCCTAAAAGGAAACCGACTGAAGTATCTTGATGCAATTGTAGAAGTAAATAATAACCTTGCCGAACTTGTTTACGACACGCTGCGGGGCGGAGCTTTTCCATTGGTAATAGGAGGTGATCATTCGCTGGGATTGGGTAGCGCTTCGGGAGTAGGAATGTGCTATGATGATTTTGGTATTATTTGGCTGGATGCTCATGGAGATATCAATACCGGCGAAACATCCCCTAGCGGGAATATTCACGGGATGCCACTTAGCGCACTGATGGGTCTTGGAAGTGAAGAGTTGGTTAATGTTTATTCTCCGGGAAATAAAGTAATTCCACAAAATGTATTTTTAGTTGGTACCCGTAGTCTCGATGATGGAGAAAGTGATTTGATTGAAGAGCAGCAGCTTAGTGTTTACACAATGGATACGATTCGGGATAAAGGAATGGAATTTGTTGCAGAAGATATTAAAAATAAGCTGCGGGATCGTAAGATCCGGAATGTTCATTTCAGTATTGATGTGGACAGCATTGACCCTGGATTTGCTCCCGGAACTGGTACCCGGGTTCCGGACGGATTAACGCCGGATGAATTCAAGGAATTTGTACGTCACATGTTATCAACCAACTTGATTAAATCGCTCGACCTGGTTGAGCTTAACCCGGACTTGGATACGGATGATAAAACAACCAGGCTTTGTTTGTCGGTTATCGATTATATAACATCACGCTTATAA
- a CDS encoding 1-acyl-sn-glycerol-3-phosphate acyltransferase: protein MDKETVSPNFEEIRPLNNNEVKDAIEKLLASEDFERALRYIMPDLNWTEFSVLMRSFKTKEDFKNVMAYNAVMTVAKKTTFSLTISGRSRLPKEPCTFISNHRDIVLDAAFLNVMLYDVGHGMTQVAIGDNLLIRPWIETLVRLNNSFIVKRGVSVRQMLEVSQTLSKYMHHTIKETKESVWIAQREGRAKDSDDRTQGSVLKMLNMGGDKDFLTNMMELNIVPVAISYEFDPCDFLKAQEFQQKRDNPDFIKCQRDDLLAMETGLLYNKGRVHFTLGSPINQSLSKLDKEMDKNELITAVATAIDHEIYKHYRFYPCNYLAYDMLYGGTRFSANYGIKDKKSFEEYLQCQLDKIQLPNKDEKFLRTKLLQIYSNPLKNHLSIQD from the coding sequence ATGGATAAAGAAACAGTTTCTCCCAATTTTGAAGAGATTCGTCCGCTCAATAACAATGAGGTGAAAGACGCAATTGAAAAGCTGTTGGCTTCTGAAGATTTTGAGCGTGCTTTGCGCTATATAATGCCTGATTTAAACTGGACAGAGTTTTCTGTGCTTATGCGTTCTTTTAAGACTAAAGAAGACTTTAAGAATGTTATGGCTTACAATGCCGTTATGACTGTTGCTAAAAAAACGACTTTTTCTCTTACTATTTCAGGAAGAAGTCGTTTGCCTAAGGAGCCTTGCACTTTTATTTCGAATCACAGGGATATTGTACTCGATGCAGCTTTCCTGAATGTAATGCTGTACGATGTAGGTCATGGTATGACACAGGTTGCTATTGGTGATAACTTGCTTATTCGCCCCTGGATAGAAACATTGGTTCGTCTTAACAACAGCTTTATTGTTAAGCGTGGCGTATCGGTTCGTCAGATGCTGGAAGTTAGCCAAACGCTGTCAAAATATATGCATCATACAATCAAGGAAACAAAGGAATCGGTTTGGATCGCTCAACGTGAAGGCCGGGCCAAGGATTCTGACGATCGTACCCAGGGCAGTGTTTTGAAAATGCTTAATATGGGTGGTGATAAGGATTTCCTCACGAACATGATGGAGTTGAATATCGTTCCTGTTGCTATCTCTTATGAGTTTGATCCATGCGATTTTTTAAAAGCTCAGGAGTTTCAGCAAAAGCGTGATAATCCAGACTTTATTAAATGTCAGCGGGACGATTTGTTGGCTATGGAAACAGGACTTCTTTACAATAAAGGGCGTGTGCATTTTACATTGGGTTCTCCTATTAACCAGTCACTGTCAAAACTTGACAAAGAAATGGACAAAAATGAACTGATTACTGCTGTTGCTACAGCGATTGATCATGAAATTTATAAGCATTATCGTTTTTATCCGTGTAATTACCTTGCTTATGATATGTTATATGGAGGTACCCGGTTTAGCGCAAACTATGGCATAAAGGATAAAAAATCTTTTGAAGAATACCTGCAATGTCAGCTGGATAAGATTCAATTGCCTAATAAGGATGAAAAGTTCTTGCGTACCAAACTATTGCAGATTTATTCTAATCCATTAAAAAATCATCTGAGTATACAGGATTAA